GACTGGTGCCCCCCAGAACAACGGCAGCAATGGCATCCAATTCATAACCATTACCAGCCATCGGTTGTGCTGATGAAAGGCGAGCAACTTCAATCACGCTAGCAAGAGCGGCTAATAAACCACAAAGTGCATAAACAATGATTTTGATTTTATCGACACTAATACCGGATAAACGTGTTGCTGATTCATTTCCCCCAAGCGCATAAATATAACGACCTAAACGGGTATGATGTAATAAATACCACGCGCTCAAAAAGACAATCATCATGAGCCAGATTGGGGTTGGAATACCAAACGGACGACCAATACCAAACCAGCTAAAGAGATCAGCATTATCGCTAAAGCCAGTATTAATAGGGCTACCGTCGGTATAAACACGGGTAACACCGCGCAGTAATAGCATCATGACTAAGGTGGCGATAAAAGCTTGAACTTTACCTTTTGCCACGATAATCCCGGTGACACCACCAATGGCAGCGCCGAGTGCTAATGCACCGACAACAGCAACAAGGGCATTGACATCAGCGCCAACCATAGAGGCCGCGACAGCTCCCGTTAACGCAAGTAATGATCCTACCGATAAGTCGATACCAGAGGTTAAAATAACAAGAGTCATGCCAACCGCCATAATGGCGTTAACCGATGTTTGTTGGAGAATGTTGAAGATATTATTTAAGGTAAAAAAGTTAGGACTGAGTGTGGAAACGACAACAATCAGAAGTAACAGTGCAATCAGAGATTTCTGTTCTAATAACCATGCTTTTGAGAACCAACGTTTTGACGCTGGAATTGAATTCGTGCTCATATCAAACTCCTATTTTAGCGTCATATTGTTTACCAACAGCGGCTGCCATTAGCATTTCTTGTGTGACATTGTGAGCTGAAAACTCACCGCTAATACGACCTTCATGCATCACCAAAATACGGTCACTCATTCCCATTACCTCAGGCATTTCAGAAGAAATTAAGATAATGCTTAATCCTTCTTGTTTAAATTTATTGATTAGCTGATAAATTTCTTTTTTAGCGCCTACGTCTACACCTCGAGTGGGTTCATCAAGAATAAGCACTTTGGGGCGAGTCATTAGGCCTCTTGCGATAGCGACTTTTTGCTGATTCCCCCCGGATAAAAAGCCAATGGTTTGATCCATTGAAGGGGTTTTTATATTGAATAACTTAATAAAATCGCCGACGGTCAGTTGTTCTTCTTTATGATTGAGTACGCCCATGCCTCGGCTAAAATAGCGAAGTGCAGTTAGCGACATATTTTCTTTCACTGACATGCCTAGTACTAAACCATCACGTTTTCTGTCTTCAGAGATATAAACAATACCGTGCTCAAGCCCTTCTACCGGCTTTCTGATTTGACAAGGTTTACCATCTAGCGCTATGGTTCCACTCGTTTTAGGTAATGCACCATAGATAATTTTCATTAATTCTGTACGTCCAGCACCCATTAAGCCTGAAATACCCAGAATTTCACTTTCATGTAATGAGAAACTGACATCGTGAACATCTTCACCACTAAGATTAATAACGTTGAGTTTGGTCTTGCCTTGAGGAATATTGATACGAGGGTATTGATCTTCTAGTTTACGGCCAACCATCATTTCAATGAGCGTATCTTCTTTTAACGAAGCGACAGGTTTCTCTCCAATAAACTGGCCATCCCGAAGTACCGTCACATCATCACAAATCTCAAAGATTTCTTTTAAACGATGCGAGATATAGACAATGCCACAACCTTGCTCTCTCAATTCGCGAATAACACTAAACAGTGATTCAGTTTCTGTATCGGTTAATGCATCGGTTGGTTCGTCCATAATAATCACTTTAGAACCAAAGCTGAGTACTTTGGCGATTTCCACCATTTGCTGATCACCAATTGATAATTCAGACACTAAACGGTGGCTACTGTAAGCGAGGTTTAATCGTGCTAATAACTTATCAGCCTCAGCATACATTCTCTTCCAATCGATAGCCCCAAAAGCACGCGTAAACTCACGACCTAAGAAGATATTTTCTGCAATGGTTAATTCTGGGATAAGGTTAAGTTCTTGGTGAATAATGCCTATTCCTGCTTCTTGTGATGATTTAGGACCATTGAAGGAGCAATGTTCACCTTGATAAATGACTTCCCCCGCATCTTTTTTATAGATACCGGTGAGTACTTTCATTAATGTTGATTTGCCTGCCCCATTCTCACCGACCAAAGCCATTACTCGACCAGGGTAAATTCGTAGAGTAGCGCCTGATAGTGCTTTTACACCAGGAAATGACTTATCAATATCTTTAAGTTCGAGTAAAGGTTCCATATTGTCCTCAGAAAGTCACACCAGAAAACAACACAATATTGGCATAAGGTGTACATTCACCCGTTCTAATAACCGCTTTATTTTCAGGAAGTTGTTTTTTGAATACTTCATGAAGAACATACGTTATTTGAATAGGTTTCTTCTGCTCTTGCTCTAATAAATTGAGGTAAGAGAGTATTTCATTAAAAAGGGAGGGATTAATGGTCTTAATTTCTTCTGCCAGCATCACGGCTTCTATTTGCATTTCATGAGTGACAGTTTGTAATACTGACATAAAGTCAGGTATTCCCTGTGTTAGAGCGAGGTCAATACGTTCGACAGAAGAGGGAATAGGTAATCCGGCATCTGCAATGGTGATTTTATCAGTGTGTCCTAAACGTGAAATTACGCTAGAAATAGGACTATTTAGTAATACGCCTTTTTTCATATTTTCTCCTCAGCGAAACGTTTCGCTGTGTATATAGTAGAAAAGAAAAGAGGGAAAACAAGTTTGATTTATTCATATTGTGAGCATGATCGAAACGTTTCGTTGGTAAGTAAAAAGAAAGAAAAATCTAACTGGTTGAATAAATTAAAGCTGAATGGATTCAATAAGGAGAACTATTGTTTGCAGTGATTTTCATGAAAATGTGATTTACTACAAAGGTTATAAAAAGCAAAAACAGAGAATCAAAAATGACTATTTTTATATGAACAGGTGAGTACAAATGATGGCTCTCTCCCACTTATAAAGCAGGAGAGGTTTTTAAAGGCGAAAAGTACTCACTATTTAGTTTGATAATCCATAATGGATTTTTCGATACCAATAGCATCAAGTCCTAAATCAGCTCTGATCTCTTCTTGTCCACCTTGTGGTACAAACAGGTCAGGGATACCTAGGTTTAAGACCGGCACTAAGCAACGCTCTTGCATGAGTAACTCATTTACACCACTACCAGCGCCACCCATGATGGCATTCTCTTCTAGCGTTACCAACATATCATGTTGCTCTGCCAGCAAAAGAATAAGTGATTTATCTAATGGTTTGATAAAGCGCATATCCGCAACAGTAGCATCTAGTTTTTCTGCGACTTCTAATGCTTCTGGCAGTAATGTACCAAAGTTTAAAATAGCAATGCCTTTACCTTGACGACGAATAATTCCTTTCCCCATAGGTAGTGCATTAAGTGGTTGTAATGGTGCGCCAACACTTGAACCTCTTGGATAACGTACGGCAACAGGGCCATCTTGATAGTGGTAACCTGTATGAAGCATTTGGCGACATTCATTTTCATCACTCGGCGCCATAATGACCATATTAGGAATACAACGTAAGAACGAAAGGTCAAATGCACCTTGGTGAGTTTGTCCATCTGCTCCCACAATACCGCCACGATCAATGGCAAATAAAACAGGCAGTTTTTGAATGGCAATATCGTGGATCACTTGGTCATAAGCACGTTGTAAGAATGTTGAGTAGATAGCAACAATCGGTTTATATCCCCCAATCGCTAAACCTGCGGCAAAGGTAACGGCGTGTTGTTCAGCAATCGCAACATCAAAATATTGTGAAGGGTATTCTTTTGAGAAACGGACCATGCCAGAGCCTTCGCGCATAGCAGGGGTAATTGCCATCAGTTTTGGATCAGTTGAGGCTTCTTCACATAACCAGTCACCAAAGATCTTGGAAAATGTAGGTCGTGCATTAGGGCTTTTAGGTAATGTACCTGTTTGTGGATCAAACTTAGGTACCGCGTGCCAGCTAATAGGATCACGTTCAGCAGGTGCATATCCACGACCTTTCTTAGTCATAATATGCAGAAGTTGAGGACCTTTTAAATCACGCA
This genomic stretch from Proteus vulgaris harbors:
- the rbsC gene encoding ribose ABC transporter permease, which produces MSTNSIPASKRWFSKAWLLEQKSLIALLLLIVVVSTLSPNFFTLNNIFNILQQTSVNAIMAVGMTLVILTSGIDLSVGSLLALTGAVAASMVGADVNALVAVVGALALGAAIGGVTGIIVAKGKVQAFIATLVMMLLLRGVTRVYTDGSPINTGFSDNADLFSWFGIGRPFGIPTPIWLMMIVFLSAWYLLHHTRLGRYIYALGGNESATRLSGISVDKIKIIVYALCGLLAALASVIEVARLSSAQPMAGNGYELDAIAAVVLGGTSLAGGKGRIIGTLIGALILGFLNNALNLLGISSNYQMIVKAVVILLAVLVDNKK
- the rbsA gene encoding D-ribose transporter ATP binding protein, which codes for MEPLLELKDIDKSFPGVKALSGATLRIYPGRVMALVGENGAGKSTLMKVLTGIYKKDAGEVIYQGEHCSFNGPKSSQEAGIGIIHQELNLIPELTIAENIFLGREFTRAFGAIDWKRMYAEADKLLARLNLAYSSHRLVSELSIGDQQMVEIAKVLSFGSKVIIMDEPTDALTDTETESLFSVIRELREQGCGIVYISHRLKEIFEICDDVTVLRDGQFIGEKPVASLKEDTLIEMMVGRKLEDQYPRINIPQGKTKLNVINLSGEDVHDVSFSLHESEILGISGLMGAGRTELMKIIYGALPKTSGTIALDGKPCQIRKPVEGLEHGIVYISEDRKRDGLVLGMSVKENMSLTALRYFSRGMGVLNHKEEQLTVGDFIKLFNIKTPSMDQTIGFLSGGNQQKVAIARGLMTRPKVLILDEPTRGVDVGAKKEIYQLINKFKQEGLSIILISSEMPEVMGMSDRILVMHEGRISGEFSAHNVTQEMLMAAAVGKQYDAKIGV
- the rbsD gene encoding high affinity ribose transport protein, with the protein product MKKGVLLNSPISSVISRLGHTDKITIADAGLPIPSSVERIDLALTQGIPDFMSVLQTVTHEMQIEAVMLAEEIKTINPSLFNEILSYLNLLEQEQKKPIQITYVLHEVFKKQLPENKAVIRTGECTPYANIVLFSGVTF
- the dxs gene encoding 1-deoxy-D-xylulose-5-phosphate synthase codes for the protein MSIDIEKYPTLALVETPEDLRLLPKESLPKLCDELRLFLLNSVSRSSGHFASGLGAIELTVALHYVYKTPFDNLIWDVGHQAYPHKILTGRRDRIDTIRQKNGLHPFPWREESEYDKLCVGHSSTSISAGLGMAVAAEQEKLNRKTVCVIGDGAITAGMAFEAMNHAGDIEPDMLVVLNDNEMSISENVGALNNHLAQLLSGKLYTTLREGGKKVFSGIPPIKELLKKTEEHIKGMVVPGTMFEELGFNYIGPVDGHDVIALVQTLANMRDLKGPQLLHIMTKKGRGYAPAERDPISWHAVPKFDPQTGTLPKSPNARPTFSKIFGDWLCEEASTDPKLMAITPAMREGSGMVRFSKEYPSQYFDVAIAEQHAVTFAAGLAIGGYKPIVAIYSTFLQRAYDQVIHDIAIQKLPVLFAIDRGGIVGADGQTHQGAFDLSFLRCIPNMVIMAPSDENECRQMLHTGYHYQDGPVAVRYPRGSSVGAPLQPLNALPMGKGIIRRQGKGIAILNFGTLLPEALEVAEKLDATVADMRFIKPLDKSLILLLAEQHDMLVTLEENAIMGGAGSGVNELLMQERCLVPVLNLGIPDLFVPQGGQEEIRADLGLDAIGIEKSIMDYQTK